One Leptospira kirschneri serovar Cynopteri str. 3522 CT DNA segment encodes these proteins:
- a CDS encoding bifunctional ADP-dependent NAD(P)H-hydrate dehydratase/NAD(P)H-hydrate epimerase yields MEIKFFEYSESLFDDKESRDLDRNTIFSSGISGSHFMGFAAISVYQKFRKQILSFDRIQVLCGNGNNGGDGLALSFFLIQESIKPTVYLKDGSLSEESKFYKDAFLNSGGTILPLEDFQISSGNESLFLVDALLGTGFHFPLKSPFDLVISKIQKSKQNNPKNVFILSIDSVSGFQVDVPLPFEADALSEIGFKKWKNRFLPGKVRKTFHRIGFPIGKNFSFSNPTEISFKSSQHEKLKVGTPKNDVNNLGSEIQKTESITSSSDPIPNETLKPIQTGKILWNPIPFKILKKSLKRNEDSHKYKNGSLVVVGGSKGMSGAALSSLLAFHMLGGGISLLLTPSVKTVKEILKKDPSLMVDSIPDNNKILSHPFVHKTSVLLLGPGLKSVECPRFVLPAEKFCVLDAGAIQAFANVVLHDKVLMTPHTGELEILLNSKIKSMDQGISLAKEYIRNYNVNILWKRHSSFLIDVNGIVYLWEKSEPKLAVMGTGDLLAGILAFYFSRGFGLRDTVHLSFSLLTRAAQKSKGFPTASEIRKLLIQGGN; encoded by the coding sequence ATGGAAATAAAGTTTTTCGAATATTCAGAATCTCTGTTTGATGACAAAGAAAGCAGGGATCTGGATCGAAATACTATTTTTTCCTCCGGCATCTCCGGTTCCCATTTTATGGGTTTTGCAGCCATTTCCGTTTATCAAAAATTTAGAAAACAAATTCTTTCTTTTGATCGTATTCAAGTTTTATGCGGAAACGGAAACAACGGCGGAGACGGCCTCGCACTTTCCTTCTTTTTAATTCAAGAAAGTATCAAACCTACAGTTTATCTAAAAGATGGTTCTTTGTCGGAAGAATCTAAATTTTATAAAGATGCGTTTTTAAACTCAGGAGGTACTATTCTTCCTTTGGAAGATTTCCAGATTTCTTCTGGAAATGAAAGTTTATTTTTAGTAGATGCTCTTTTAGGAACAGGCTTTCATTTTCCTCTAAAAAGTCCTTTTGATTTAGTAATTTCTAAAATTCAAAAAAGCAAACAAAACAATCCTAAGAACGTTTTTATTCTCAGTATCGACTCCGTTTCCGGTTTTCAAGTCGACGTTCCTCTTCCTTTTGAAGCGGACGCGTTATCCGAAATAGGTTTTAAAAAATGGAAAAACCGTTTTTTACCCGGAAAGGTTCGTAAAACTTTCCATAGAATTGGTTTTCCGATCGGTAAAAATTTTTCTTTTTCAAATCCTACTGAGATCAGTTTTAAATCCTCTCAACACGAAAAACTAAAAGTCGGAACTCCGAAAAACGACGTTAATAATTTAGGATCAGAAATTCAAAAGACAGAATCCATAACTTCGTCATCCGATCCAATCCCGAATGAAACTTTAAAACCGATTCAAACCGGTAAAATCCTTTGGAATCCTATTCCGTTTAAAATTCTTAAAAAATCTCTCAAAAGAAACGAAGACTCTCATAAATATAAAAACGGTTCCTTGGTTGTAGTCGGCGGCTCTAAAGGTATGTCCGGAGCGGCACTTTCCTCGTTACTCGCCTTTCACATGTTAGGTGGTGGAATTTCTCTTCTTTTAACCCCTTCCGTTAAAACGGTAAAGGAAATTTTAAAAAAAGACCCTTCTTTGATGGTGGACTCGATTCCTGATAACAATAAAATCCTTTCTCATCCTTTTGTTCATAAAACCTCCGTTCTTCTTTTAGGTCCCGGTTTAAAATCTGTTGAATGTCCCAGGTTTGTTTTACCCGCAGAAAAATTTTGTGTTTTAGACGCCGGCGCGATCCAGGCTTTCGCAAACGTAGTGTTACACGATAAAGTTCTGATGACTCCTCATACAGGTGAATTGGAGATTCTTCTCAATTCTAAAATCAAATCGATGGATCAAGGGATCTCACTTGCAAAAGAATACATACGTAATTATAACGTAAATATTCTCTGGAAAAGACACTCTTCTTTTCTAATAGACGTCAATGGGATTGTTTATCTTTGGGAAAAATCAGAACCCAAACTCGCGGTCATGGGAACGGGGGACCTTCTCGCGGGAATTCTTGCTTTTTATTTTTCAAGAGGATTTGGTTTACGTGATACGGTTCATCTTTCTTTTTCCTTACTGACTAGAGCCGCTCAAAAATCCAAAGGATTTCCGACTGCTTCTGAAATTCGTAAACTACTGATTCAAGGAGGAAACTAA
- a CDS encoding LIC_12708 family protein: protein MRNLYSNFSNHSGIQKRTRILFYFRFVLFCVITLTVLSCTRFKVDNYNSYLYGRIKLGNTLSDVQAKVLNGVPTNLPQTIPVVSSKFYIPDFEQSILKVFSTDGELKFILGTLKEKVGDKYKLITAKIGKIGLVTVNGDEEIFIQSRIGKEEQPKVDPMSEDIFLKKSGSFDTEFKETIPSTILHFSDSGKLLNTIYVEGISGNTPFGYIERMEAGKNHLLFVFHKSNGDMKLSVYDNGVLLRSVNASNFAETISDTETTQARLETILPHFEGKYAVASFSIFDKKNSRFKSRRIFKYDFETKISSLLKEIQDPSESLYWILKDNDFFIWETETEEESSIRLQVHNEDGTHVNNIRLNYLPPRGLWRETWMDLNDEIYSARIKSGYLEIHKWK, encoded by the coding sequence ATGAGAAATCTCTATTCCAATTTTAGCAATCATTCCGGCATTCAAAAGCGGACTCGAATCCTTTTTTATTTTAGATTTGTTTTATTCTGCGTTATAACCCTAACGGTTCTTAGCTGCACTCGTTTCAAAGTGGATAATTACAATTCCTATCTTTATGGTAGAATCAAACTAGGAAACACTCTTTCAGATGTTCAGGCTAAAGTTTTGAACGGTGTTCCGACCAATCTTCCACAGACAATTCCAGTCGTTTCGAGTAAATTTTATATTCCAGACTTTGAACAATCTATTTTAAAAGTGTTTTCCACGGATGGAGAATTAAAATTTATCTTAGGAACTCTCAAAGAAAAAGTAGGAGATAAATACAAACTAATCACCGCAAAGATAGGAAAGATTGGACTTGTTACAGTCAACGGTGACGAAGAAATTTTTATTCAGTCTAGAATCGGAAAAGAAGAACAGCCGAAAGTAGATCCTATGTCGGAAGATATTTTTTTGAAAAAAAGCGGTTCTTTTGATACGGAATTTAAGGAAACGATCCCATCTACCATTCTTCATTTTTCGGATTCGGGAAAACTTTTAAATACGATCTATGTAGAAGGGATTTCCGGAAACACTCCTTTTGGCTATATAGAAAGAATGGAAGCGGGTAAAAACCACCTTCTTTTTGTATTTCATAAATCAAACGGAGACATGAAACTTTCCGTGTATGACAACGGTGTTTTACTTAGATCCGTAAACGCGTCTAACTTTGCTGAAACGATTTCGGATACAGAAACCACTCAAGCTAGATTAGAAACCATTCTTCCTCATTTTGAAGGGAAATACGCAGTCGCTTCTTTCAGCATTTTTGATAAGAAAAATTCCAGATTTAAATCCCGTAGAATTTTTAAATACGATTTCGAAACAAAAATCTCCTCACTTCTGAAGGAAATCCAAGATCCTTCGGAGTCTTTGTATTGGATATTAAAAGATAATGATTTTTTTATATGGGAAACTGAAACCGAAGAAGAAAGCTCCATTCGTCTTCAAGTTCATAACGAAGACGGCACACACGTAAACAATATCAGACTCAATTATCTTCCTCCCAGGGGGCTTTGGAGAGAGACCTGGATGGACTTAAACGACGAAATCTATTCCGCGAGAATCAAGTCAGGTTATCTGGAAATCCATAAATGGAAATAA
- the rimP gene encoding ribosome maturation factor RimP, which yields MTVSSEEISGILDGVLSLPVKLYSLKVNQRPNHSLIEVVLDNLEHPYGSVSLLECEQVSRKLKEELERISPDLDYTLKVSSAGAERKLDLPGDLDRFRGIPIRLVFRSEELEKEQEGIFRVVNRDGDRVVLEKFQKGKKSAVKKQTVLDLKDILKGNLYVNI from the coding sequence TTGACAGTAAGCAGTGAAGAAATCAGTGGTATTCTAGATGGCGTTCTGTCTTTGCCTGTCAAACTGTACTCATTAAAGGTCAACCAAAGGCCTAACCATTCGTTGATCGAAGTAGTCTTAGACAATCTCGAGCATCCGTATGGTTCAGTCAGCCTTCTGGAATGTGAGCAAGTTTCCAGAAAACTGAAAGAAGAGTTAGAACGGATCTCACCGGATCTGGATTATACTCTGAAAGTTTCCTCTGCGGGAGCGGAAAGGAAACTGGATCTTCCGGGAGACCTGGATCGTTTCCGGGGAATACCGATTCGTTTGGTCTTTCGATCAGAAGAATTGGAAAAAGAACAGGAAGGAATTTTTCGAGTCGTGAATCGTGACGGGGATCGAGTAGTTTTGGAAAAATTTCAAAAGGGAAAAAAATCTGCCGTAAAAAAGCAGACGGTACTGGACCTCAAGGATATACTGAAAGGGAATCTTTACGTAAATATTTGA
- the nusA gene encoding transcription termination factor NusA — translation MAVKKTQSEGNLLEAIQQFCADKSLDREAVMGVIRDSLITAYKKKSGLEESSESEKPSPVTVEFASGKDSVVIAIAKKVVDGTPSSALEINLEDAKAIDASAEIGSVISFREKPVELSRIISSQAKQMVFQRLKDMEKELLYNEYKAKEGELTHGYFQRWKKDAMSIDLGKVEGIMPRREQNPGEKYHSGDRLKAIIQRVELRPREPIPVITLSRASADFVRKLFEMEIPEIYDGLVEIINVARQPSIRTKVVVRATRGDIDPVGACVGMKGVRIQSIVRELGNERIDIVESSDDASEFIANAISPAKPVEVKVDGSGREAMVVVPDDQLSLAIGINGSNVKLASQLAGYKIDIKTVTQYNAELASPEARERLERLFYSPMAEEAKISMGQEEEEELTPLEDLPGLSARIVGILKSEGIKDLETLIEYSQDDLAKLQGIGHTTAGQILKLLRESVEWVEDN, via the coding sequence ATGGCAGTTAAGAAGACACAATCGGAAGGAAATCTGTTGGAGGCGATCCAACAATTTTGCGCGGATAAATCCCTGGATCGGGAAGCAGTTATGGGAGTCATTCGAGATTCTTTGATAACTGCATATAAAAAAAAATCCGGACTGGAAGAATCTTCAGAATCGGAAAAACCTTCTCCGGTTACTGTAGAATTTGCTTCTGGAAAAGATAGCGTAGTCATCGCAATCGCCAAAAAGGTTGTGGACGGAACTCCATCCTCCGCACTTGAAATCAATTTAGAAGATGCTAAAGCAATTGACGCATCAGCAGAAATCGGATCTGTAATTTCTTTTCGAGAAAAACCAGTAGAACTTTCCAGGATCATTTCTAGCCAAGCGAAACAAATGGTGTTTCAAAGACTCAAAGATATGGAGAAAGAACTTCTCTATAACGAGTATAAGGCGAAGGAAGGAGAGCTGACTCACGGATATTTTCAGAGATGGAAAAAAGACGCCATGAGTATTGATCTCGGAAAAGTAGAAGGAATTATGCCCCGCCGAGAACAAAATCCGGGCGAAAAGTATCACAGTGGAGATAGACTTAAAGCAATCATACAAAGAGTAGAATTGCGTCCTAGAGAACCGATTCCGGTCATTACACTTTCTAGGGCATCTGCGGATTTTGTTCGTAAATTGTTTGAGATGGAAATCCCAGAAATATACGACGGTTTAGTAGAAATTATCAATGTAGCTAGACAACCTTCTATTCGTACAAAAGTAGTAGTACGTGCCACTCGCGGAGACATCGATCCGGTGGGGGCTTGTGTAGGAATGAAAGGCGTTCGGATTCAATCGATCGTAAGAGAACTTGGAAACGAAAGAATTGATATTGTAGAATCATCCGATGACGCTTCTGAATTTATTGCAAACGCGATTTCTCCAGCAAAACCGGTGGAAGTAAAAGTAGACGGTTCCGGTAGAGAAGCGATGGTAGTTGTGCCTGATGATCAGCTTTCTCTTGCGATCGGAATCAATGGATCCAATGTAAAACTCGCTTCTCAGTTGGCTGGTTACAAAATTGATATTAAAACCGTGACACAGTATAACGCTGAACTTGCTTCACCAGAAGCAAGAGAAAGGCTGGAAAGACTTTTTTACTCTCCTATGGCGGAAGAAGCCAAAATTTCAATGGGACAAGAAGAAGAGGAAGAACTTACACCTTTGGAAGATCTTCCCGGTCTCTCTGCTCGTATCGTAGGAATTTTGAAGAGCGAAGGAATTAAAGATTTGGAAACTCTAATCGAGTATAGCCAAGACGATCTGGCAAAATTACAAGGAATCGGACATACTACAGCCGGACAGATTCTCAAATTGCTCCGAGAATCCGTAGAGTGGGTGGAGGATAACTGA
- the infB gene encoding translation initiation factor IF-2 produces the protein MDSDLEFVELWKARESFMEDKNKTIKETLQGSADAGKRKKLIIKKKGDDPSTPSPPASPKKETVAESAPSQKPPVMPLPLPGNSGQSPIVRPAPSSHSPAKREESPSKQDTRPPRDKDTRQSGGPPSRSPFQKEDSNIIVSRPIQRTGSGPSRPNSGGGYQGNRGPGQGGGYQGNRGPGQGGGYQGNRGPGQGGGYQGNRGPGGGPGQGGGGYQGNRGPRSGGTGTRPMPITSAEVELSQSRGSSVTSKKKGHDKEKSTSDRDFSGAENTKFFKQKFKKTKVVGVSGISVPKEITVLENVQVGELAKKMNLKPGDVIGKLMKMGMMVTINNIIDAETAALLADEYGCKVKVVSLYEETIIEEEKDKEEDYINRPPVVTIMGHVDHGKTKLLDTIRRSSVIDTESGGITQHIGAYQVRTARGLITFLDTPGHEAFTSMRARGAKVTDIVVLVVAADDGVMPQTLEAISHAKAAEVPILVAINKIDLPAANPEKIMQELANHGLQSEEWGGETMYAKISARENIGIDKLLEMILLQAEVMDLKANPKRRAKGTIIEAKLDPGRGSVATVLIQNGTLRVGDPFVAGVFSGRVRAMYNDLGQLIQEAGPAFPAQVTGIDGVPDAGAPFDAMADEKEARNISQHRIEFERIGNAGAATGTSSKVTLENMNEFIKQGALKELKVIIKADVRGSAEAIKESLEKLSTPEVKLNVIQSGAGAIVDMDVMLASASNALIIGFHVRANPKTIALAEKEGVQIKYYNIIYQVVDEIKLAMEGLLEPEKIEEVIGTAEIREIFKVSKIGNIAGCMVLSGKIQKSANIRVIGDGATKFEGKLKSLKRVKDDVNDVVAGFECGIQVDGYNDFKVGDTIEAYNVTVIKRKLE, from the coding sequence GTGGATTCAGATCTGGAGTTTGTAGAACTTTGGAAAGCCAGGGAATCATTTATGGAAGATAAAAATAAGACGATCAAGGAAACGCTTCAGGGTTCGGCGGACGCGGGAAAGCGCAAAAAGCTGATTATAAAAAAGAAAGGAGACGATCCATCGACTCCTTCACCGCCTGCGTCTCCAAAGAAGGAAACGGTTGCAGAGTCTGCTCCTTCCCAAAAGCCGCCTGTAATGCCATTGCCATTACCGGGTAATTCCGGTCAATCGCCAATCGTTCGTCCGGCTCCTTCTTCTCATTCTCCTGCAAAACGCGAGGAATCTCCGAGTAAACAAGATACTCGACCTCCCAGAGATAAAGACACTCGACAAAGTGGAGGCCCCCCTTCTCGTTCTCCTTTCCAAAAAGAAGATTCTAATATTATCGTTTCTAGACCGATTCAAAGAACTGGATCTGGACCCTCTAGACCGAATTCAGGCGGCGGCTATCAGGGAAATCGCGGTCCTGGACAGGGCGGCGGCTATCAAGGCAATCGTGGTCCTGGACAGGGCGGAGGTTACCAAGGCAATCGTGGTCCCGGACAGGGCGGAGGTTATCAGGGAAATCGCGGTCCCGGAGGTGGTCCTGGACAAGGTGGTGGAGGTTACCAAGGCAATCGAGGTCCTCGTTCCGGTGGAACTGGAACTCGCCCTATGCCTATTACTTCTGCAGAAGTGGAACTTTCTCAATCAAGAGGTTCTTCTGTTACCAGTAAGAAAAAGGGACACGATAAAGAAAAATCTACTTCCGATAGGGATTTTTCCGGCGCAGAAAACACAAAGTTTTTTAAACAAAAATTCAAAAAAACTAAAGTAGTTGGTGTATCTGGAATTTCTGTTCCGAAAGAAATTACAGTATTAGAAAATGTGCAAGTAGGCGAACTCGCCAAAAAAATGAACTTAAAACCTGGAGACGTCATCGGTAAACTCATGAAAATGGGAATGATGGTGACGATCAACAATATCATAGACGCGGAAACCGCGGCTCTTCTCGCGGATGAATACGGTTGTAAGGTAAAAGTAGTTTCCTTATATGAAGAAACCATCATAGAAGAGGAAAAAGACAAAGAAGAGGATTATATCAATCGTCCTCCTGTAGTTACTATCATGGGTCACGTGGACCATGGTAAAACGAAATTACTAGATACGATTCGTAGAAGTTCTGTGATTGATACAGAGTCTGGAGGAATTACGCAACATATCGGAGCGTATCAAGTTAGAACTGCGCGTGGTCTTATTACATTTTTAGATACTCCTGGTCACGAAGCGTTTACATCGATGAGAGCGAGAGGGGCCAAAGTAACGGATATAGTAGTTCTTGTAGTTGCGGCGGATGACGGAGTGATGCCTCAAACCTTAGAAGCGATCAGTCACGCAAAAGCCGCTGAGGTTCCGATTCTTGTAGCAATTAACAAAATTGATCTTCCTGCTGCAAATCCGGAAAAAATTATGCAGGAACTTGCCAATCATGGTCTTCAATCCGAAGAATGGGGTGGCGAGACTATGTATGCCAAAATCTCTGCTCGGGAAAATATAGGAATCGATAAACTTTTAGAAATGATTCTGCTTCAGGCCGAAGTAATGGATCTTAAGGCCAATCCGAAACGAAGAGCGAAAGGAACCATTATAGAGGCGAAACTAGATCCAGGTCGTGGATCGGTTGCTACAGTGCTCATTCAAAATGGAACTCTCCGAGTAGGAGATCCGTTTGTTGCAGGAGTTTTTTCCGGTCGCGTAAGAGCCATGTATAACGATTTAGGTCAGCTGATTCAGGAAGCGGGTCCTGCTTTTCCGGCACAGGTGACAGGTATCGACGGGGTTCCGGACGCAGGCGCTCCGTTTGACGCGATGGCGGATGAAAAAGAAGCTCGAAATATTTCTCAACATAGAATCGAGTTTGAAAGAATCGGAAACGCAGGTGCGGCAACCGGAACTTCTTCTAAAGTAACCCTTGAAAACATGAACGAGTTCATTAAACAAGGAGCTTTGAAAGAACTCAAGGTAATCATCAAAGCGGACGTAAGAGGTTCTGCAGAAGCGATCAAAGAATCTTTGGAAAAACTTTCTACCCCCGAAGTGAAGTTGAACGTAATCCAATCTGGAGCGGGTGCGATTGTGGATATGGACGTGATGCTCGCGTCTGCATCGAATGCTCTCATTATCGGTTTTCACGTGCGTGCAAATCCTAAGACCATTGCGCTTGCAGAAAAAGAAGGAGTTCAGATCAAATATTATAATATCATCTATCAAGTAGTGGATGAAATTAAACTTGCGATGGAAGGACTTCTTGAGCCTGAAAAAATCGAAGAAGTGATCGGAACTGCAGAAATCAGAGAGATTTTTAAAGTATCCAAGATAGGAAACATTGCGGGTTGTATGGTTCTTTCCGGGAAAATTCAAAAGTCTGCAAACATACGTGTTATCGGTGATGGAGCAACTAAGTTCGAAGGGAAACTTAAGTCTCTCAAACGGGTCAAAGACGACGTAAACGACGTGGTTGCGGGTTTCGAGTGCGGAATCCAAGTAGACGGATACAATGATTTTAAAGTCGGAGATACGATCGAAGCTTATAATGTAACCGTAATTAAGCGGAAGTTAGAATAG
- the rbfA gene encoding 30S ribosome-binding factor RbfA, which yields MNPIRRRKIEAEAVRTVAMMILSGKVKDPRVHMVSVHRAEISEDGKNMKVFVTAICTDKKKIKVLSGLNSAAGLFQATLSGKLGLRITPRMHFLWDEEYIQSLDESLRLTRKPTNTD from the coding sequence GTGAATCCGATCCGAAGAAGAAAAATCGAAGCGGAAGCGGTTCGAACCGTTGCAATGATGATTCTATCGGGTAAGGTAAAAGACCCGAGGGTGCATATGGTTTCCGTACATCGTGCGGAAATATCTGAAGACGGAAAGAACATGAAAGTGTTCGTGACTGCGATCTGCACGGACAAAAAAAAAATAAAAGTATTGTCCGGACTCAATAGCGCTGCGGGTTTATTCCAAGCGACTTTGTCCGGAAAGTTAGGACTTAGAATTACACCTAGAATGCATTTTCTCTGGGACGAGGAATATATTCAGAGTTTGGATGAATCGCTCAGACTTACTAGAAAACCCACGAACACGGACTGA
- the truB gene encoding tRNA pseudouridine(55) synthase TruB, with protein MNRSDLLENPRTRTESGFLLIHKPIGMTSSDLVVTVRKKLGFKKVGHTGTLDRAASGLMILPIGSCTSFSSVFLEKEKSYQAWVKPGESTDSGDKEGEILESLPKEQTEIWFQEHQEKLRDLFEQVPTWETQEAPEVSALKVNGRRRSDLFREGVALVPAVRKIKVYQYELGEFSPESIFFQIRVSAGTYIRKIVMDISNQIGFPLRLEKLVRTSIGKLNLNQADSYESLLEGKIKVYPPETILDFPTIEVPNTEVKNVLNGRKTKLEWIPGNEFLLVSPEGEILAWCKKEEHGIHELDYKYLRVFPKN; from the coding sequence ATGAATCGCTCAGACTTACTAGAAAACCCACGAACACGGACTGAATCCGGATTCTTACTGATCCATAAACCAATAGGTATGACTTCTTCAGATCTAGTGGTTACCGTTCGTAAAAAACTAGGATTTAAGAAAGTAGGTCATACCGGAACCTTAGACCGAGCTGCAAGTGGTCTAATGATTCTACCCATTGGAAGTTGTACTAGTTTTTCCAGCGTATTTTTAGAAAAAGAAAAATCCTACCAAGCATGGGTAAAGCCGGGAGAATCCACTGATTCCGGAGATAAAGAAGGCGAGATTTTAGAATCTCTTCCCAAAGAACAAACTGAAATCTGGTTTCAGGAACACCAAGAAAAATTGAGGGATCTATTTGAACAAGTGCCTACTTGGGAAACTCAAGAAGCTCCGGAAGTTTCTGCTCTCAAGGTAAACGGTAGACGAAGGTCGGATCTATTTCGAGAAGGGGTCGCTCTTGTTCCAGCCGTTCGAAAGATCAAAGTATATCAGTATGAACTGGGAGAATTTTCTCCCGAATCCATTTTTTTTCAAATTCGAGTTTCTGCAGGAACTTATATTCGTAAAATTGTAATGGATATTTCCAATCAGATCGGTTTTCCGCTTCGTTTAGAAAAATTGGTTCGTACAAGTATAGGTAAGTTGAACTTAAACCAGGCGGATTCGTACGAAAGTTTATTAGAAGGAAAGATTAAAGTTTATCCTCCGGAAACGATTTTGGACTTTCCGACGATAGAAGTTCCGAACACGGAAGTAAAAAACGTGCTCAATGGTAGAAAAACTAAATTAGAATGGATTCCAGGAAACGAGTTTCTTTTGGTTTCTCCGGAAGGAGAGATCCTTGCTTGGTGTAAAAAAGAAGAACATGGGATCCATGAATTGGATTATAAATATTTAAGGGTCTTTCCTAAAAATTAG
- the rpsO gene encoding 30S ribosomal protein S15, translated as MIATEQKKQIISNFARKAGDTGSTEVQIALIDARIKELNEHFKTHKKDFHSKTGLLRLVGKRKKLLDYLKRTELERYKKLIETLGLRK; from the coding sequence ATGATAGCTACTGAACAGAAAAAACAAATTATCAGTAATTTTGCCCGCAAAGCGGGAGATACGGGTTCCACTGAAGTACAGATCGCTTTGATCGATGCTAGAATCAAAGAATTGAACGAACATTTTAAGACTCATAAAAAAGATTTTCATTCTAAAACTGGTCTTCTAAGACTTGTAGGCAAAAGAAAAAAACTTCTAGATTATCTTAAAAGAACTGAATTAGAACGTTATAAAAAACTAATCGAAACTCTCGGACTTCGTAAGTAA